GGAAGGACGATTTGGAGCCTTGATCATTTTTGGTGTGATGAGGCTAGCATTTTAAAACGGAGATAATTATGCAAACGGCACAATTTATTATTGAATTACTAAAAGCAGTCTTTCTTGGGATTGTCGAAGGTATCACTGAGTGGCTACCGATTTCATCTACAGGTCATTTGATTTTGGTGAATGAATTCTTGAACTTGAGACAAAGTAAGGATTTCATTGATATGTTTAATATCGTTATCCAACTTGGTGCTATTCTTGCGGTTATGGTCATTTACTTTAAACGTTTGAATCCCTTCCAACCTGGTAAGACAGCACGTGAAGTGCAATTGACTTGGCAACTTTGGCTCAAGGTGGTCATTGCCTGTATTCCTTCAGCCTTTTTTGGTCTTCTTTTAGATGACTGGATGGAGGCCCATCTCAGTAATTTCTTTGTAGTAGCTATCATGTTGGTAGTCTACGGGATTGCCTTTATTTGGATTGAGGACCGCAATCGACGTGTAGAGCCTAAGGTAACGGATTTGGCACGTATGTCTTACAAGACAGCTTTCTATATTGGTCTTTTCCAAGTCTTGAGTATCATTCCAGGGACAAGCCGTTCAGGTGCTACTATTCTTGGGGGTATCATCGTTGGTACTAGTCGTAGCGTAGCTGCTGACTTTACCTTCTTCCTTGGTATTCCAACCATGTTTGGTTATAGTGGACTTAAGGCGGTTAAGTATTTCATTGACGGGAATACCTTGACAGGTGGACAAGTGGCTATTCTCTTGGTAGCTAGTGTGACAGCCTTTGTTGTCAGCTTGTTCGTGATTCGCTTCTTGATGAATTACATTAAGAAACATGACTTCACTGTTTTCGGAAAATACCGTATCGTGCTTGGTATTATTGTGCTTCTTTATGGAGCTGTCAAACTTATTTTCGGATAATTACTTTTAAGTAAACTGAAAAGGACTTCAATTGAAGTCCTTTTTATCTGGTTTAGAGATTATTTGTGGATAAGTTTTCCAAAGATAAGGTAAGCTAGCAACCATAGGACCAGTCCACAAGTCAAGAAGCTAGCTAGGATTTTC
Above is a window of Streptococcus salivarius DNA encoding:
- a CDS encoding undecaprenyl-diphosphate phosphatase is translated as MQTAQFIIELLKAVFLGIVEGITEWLPISSTGHLILVNEFLNLRQSKDFIDMFNIVIQLGAILAVMVIYFKRLNPFQPGKTAREVQLTWQLWLKVVIACIPSAFFGLLLDDWMEAHLSNFFVVAIMLVVYGIAFIWIEDRNRRVEPKVTDLARMSYKTAFYIGLFQVLSIIPGTSRSGATILGGIIVGTSRSVAADFTFFLGIPTMFGYSGLKAVKYFIDGNTLTGGQVAILLVASVTAFVVSLFVIRFLMNYIKKHDFTVFGKYRIVLGIIVLLYGAVKLIFG